The Tolypothrix sp. PCC 7712 region CGCCAGCCAGCATCTTCTGGTGAAGTGGTGACATTACTAAAATGCACACCATCAACTAAGACATCTGTGGTCACCACCAAAGATTGTTCTGGTGTAGTGACAAGCACTGCTGCATCATCGCCAATAATCTCTTGAGGACAAAAGCGCTGCAATATGGCTAACAGCCCTTGTTCGCCAATATCTTTTACTTGCAAGGAAGGTGACTCATTGTTCACGGTGGGGTTGGGGATTGGGTACTGGGGACTGGGTACTGGGGACTGGGTAATGAGACACCAGGAGGAAGGGTAAAAATAACCTTTGACTTTTGACCCTTGACATCACGACAAAAGTTTTATCTATGCTGGTGTAAGCCAGAAAGAATGGCTAGTTACAGTTACGATAAGGATATTGTCTAGGAGTTAGTGGAGATGGTCGCTACACCAGTAACCAGTATCACTTTTGAAGAGTACTTAACCTATGATGATGGTACAGGTTTTCATTATGAACTGGTGGGTGGCAGGTTAGAACTAATGAATCCACCAACAATTCAACATTTCTTGATTGTGGATTTCTTGGATACTTTGTTGAAATCAGAAATCAAAAGGTTGAATTTGCCTTGGCTGTGTTTTCGGGAAAGCGGCGTGAGAACAGGTAGAAATAAATCTAGATTGACTGATTTATCTGTGGTGACGCTGGAGCAAGCAAAAGAATTGATGAATGTGTCATTAGTATTTCAGTCACCGCCATTGTTGATTGTAGAGGTAGTTAGTCCAGATTCAGTGAAACGAGACTATCGCTATAAACGCTCTGAATACGCTGCTTTGGAAGTACCAGAGTATTGGATTGTAGACCCCTTAATGGCGAAAATTACGGTTTTATTGCTGGAAGAAGGACTTTACGAAGAGACTGTATTTACTTGCTCTCAGCAGATTGTATCGCAGACTTTTCCCGAATTAGCAATTACAGTTGACCAAGTGTTGAGTTCGGGAAATCTTTCTTGAAGGCTAAAGTATGAAAGCTGAAGACTGAAATAGTATTACTTCAGACTTCATCCTTCAGACTTCATCCTTAATTCATGCGGCTGCTGGCTGCACTAAATTTTCTATGCCTTGAACAACAGTAGCAGATTCAATTTTGTCACCCGCCTTGAGTATGTCCAAAACATCTTTACCCTCAGTTAAATAACCAAAAACGGAGTAACGACCATCTAATAGGTTACGTCCGGCTGGGGTGAGTTCTGGTTCAAACAGGAAGAAGAAAAATTGTGAGGAAGCACCATTTACCTGAGTTTCCGGACGAGCCATGACTACTGCACCAAAAGAAGAAAATGGCAGAACAGGCATATCGAGGTAACGTCCGGCATCTTCGAGAGTGATGCCGTATGTGGGAGCTTTATCGCCTTGTACAAGGACTTCTAGAGGAATAGCACGATATTTACCAGTTTTGGGATCGATAAACCCTACTTCTTTTCCTGGGGGATCGCCAGTTTGCAAAAAGTAAGATTCTTCGGAACGGGTGAATTCTAAACCATTATAAAAACCACGTTGTACCAAATCCACAAAGTTACCAGCAGTTACAGGAGCGCTATAACCATCTACCACAACTGTAAGGTTGCCTTTATTGGTTTTGATATCCACAGTTGCTCTACCTTTGAGTTGAGGTAGGTTACTGTACTCCTGAGGAACTTCAAAAGGAAATTCCTTGACCATTGACTCTTCGAGAAGATTCACAATGCTTAGGAGGCGATCGCGTTCCGTTTGGATTTTTTCTTTATCTTTAACTTTGACTAATTCCTGCAAATTATTCACGCCAGATTGTAAATCCTTAATCCAAGCTTCGGCTTGGGGTTGGCGTTCTTCGGGAACGCTTGCTAGGATTTTGGAGGATTGATCGAGAGACCGTGATGCCTTGCTTAAGTCTTTGGAAATATTTCCCCACCGCCGATTTGCCCGCAGTTGGTTGGAGATATCTTCTAAACTGGCTTGCAGTTGCCGCACAGGTTCATTATCTATCGGGAGTGCATACCGCAACAGAGATCTGCCATCAGTGATTGCATTCCCAGCTGGTAGGGCGGCGCTACTGGAGGGAGTCCACGCAGCTGTACTTATGCCTAAAAATATTGTTACCAGCAGTATTGCCATGAGGCTGTTCTTCAGCCAGGATTTTAATAAGTTAAACATGGTATGGCTTAAATGCAGCATCAAATTGTTGACTGGACATAACCCATAAATTATCTTCCCACAGTATTAGGGACTACGGATTAGGGATTGGGGATTAGGGATTGGGGATTGGGGATTAGGGAAGATGAGGGAGCAGAGGAAGCAGGAGTGCAGGGGAGAATAGCCATTACCCATTACTCATTACTCATTACCCATTACTCATTACCCATTACCCATTACCCAATTCCCATGACTAATAACCAATGACGACCCTAGAGGGGTACAATAAATGCCGATTGTCTTCCAAAATTTGAAAGCTTCATGATCTCCAGTAACGACTTTCGACCCGGTGTCTCAATTGTTTTAGATGGGTCTGTATGGCGGGTAATTGATTTCCTCCACGTTAAGCCAGGTAAAGGTTCGGCGTTTGTGCGGACAACGTTGAAAAATGTCCAGAGTGGCAAAGTTCTAGAAAGAACTTTCCGTGCGGGGGAAACTGTACCGCAAGCAACTCTAGAAAAAGTCACAATGCAACATACCTATAAAGAAGGTGATGAATTCGTCTTTATGGATATGGAAAGCTACGAAGAAGGCAGATTAACCGCAACGCAAATTGGCGATCGCGTAAAATACCTCAAAGAAGGTATGGAAGTTAACGTCATTCGTTGGGGTGAGCAAGTCCTAGAAGTGGAACTGCCTAATTCTGTGGTTTTAGAAATTGTGCAAACAGACCCAGGCGTGAAAGGTGACACTGCTACAGGTGGTACAAAGCCCGCAACTTTAGAAACTGGTGCAACTATCATGGTTCCCTTGTTTATTGCTCAAGGTGAACGCATCAAGATAGATACCCGTGATGATAAATATTTAGGCAGGGAATAATTATTATCTCTTTTGAGAGTAATCCCGATTTCAATCCCTATTTTAGGGATTAAATCCCTGCCACACTTAACATTATTCTTTACGTACAGGTCGAGGTAATAAAAACTGTGCCATTGGACTTTAATGAAATTCGCCAACTGCTAGCAACTATTGCACAAACAGATATTGCCGAAGTCACGCTCAAAAGCGAAGACTTTGAGCTGACAGTGCGTAAAGCTGTAAGTTTTAGCAATCAAATGGTGTCAGTCAGCCAAGCAGCTTCAGGCGGTGTGGTTGGTTTGGGATTAACATCAGTTGCTGCACCCCAGGCTGTATCGACAGTGGAGACGGCTACAAATCGCGTCTTGGATAATAATGCCACTGGTTCTGGTGTGCAGTTGTCTGGCAATTCTCCCTCAGCAATTGATAAAAGATTAGTGGAAGTTCCTTCGCCAATGGTAG contains the following coding sequences:
- the efp gene encoding elongation factor P, yielding MISSNDFRPGVSIVLDGSVWRVIDFLHVKPGKGSAFVRTTLKNVQSGKVLERTFRAGETVPQATLEKVTMQHTYKEGDEFVFMDMESYEEGRLTATQIGDRVKYLKEGMEVNVIRWGEQVLEVELPNSVVLEIVQTDPGVKGDTATGGTKPATLETGATIMVPLFIAQGERIKIDTRDDKYLGRE
- a CDS encoding peptidylprolyl isomerase gives rise to the protein MFNLLKSWLKNSLMAILLVTIFLGISTAAWTPSSSAALPAGNAITDGRSLLRYALPIDNEPVRQLQASLEDISNQLRANRRWGNISKDLSKASRSLDQSSKILASVPEERQPQAEAWIKDLQSGVNNLQELVKVKDKEKIQTERDRLLSIVNLLEESMVKEFPFEVPQEYSNLPQLKGRATVDIKTNKGNLTVVVDGYSAPVTAGNFVDLVQRGFYNGLEFTRSEESYFLQTGDPPGKEVGFIDPKTGKYRAIPLEVLVQGDKAPTYGITLEDAGRYLDMPVLPFSSFGAVVMARPETQVNGASSQFFFFLFEPELTPAGRNLLDGRYSVFGYLTEGKDVLDILKAGDKIESATVVQGIENLVQPAAA
- the accB gene encoding acetyl-CoA carboxylase biotin carboxyl carrier protein; this translates as MPLDFNEIRQLLATIAQTDIAEVTLKSEDFELTVRKAVSFSNQMVSVSQAASGGVVGLGLTSVAAPQAVSTVETATNRVLDNNATGSGVQLSGNSPSAIDKRLVEVPSPMVGTFYRAPAPGEAPFVEVGDRVRSGQTVCIIEAMKLMNEIEAEVSGQVMEILVQNGEPVEYGQPLMRINPD
- a CDS encoding Uma2 family endonuclease, giving the protein MVATPVTSITFEEYLTYDDGTGFHYELVGGRLELMNPPTIQHFLIVDFLDTLLKSEIKRLNLPWLCFRESGVRTGRNKSRLTDLSVVTLEQAKELMNVSLVFQSPPLLIVEVVSPDSVKRDYRYKRSEYAALEVPEYWIVDPLMAKITVLLLEEGLYEETVFTCSQQIVSQTFPELAITVDQVLSSGNLS